Proteins from a genomic interval of Staphylococcus debuckii:
- a CDS encoding nuclease-related domain-containing protein encodes MDILEYYNAIEGRVLYQPKCFKAYQNKLQGDAGEALVEQVIHQCTNVTYLRNHEMKAPSQVEYDFIIISNRKVIIFEVKHYSGNYFYNNNEITRDLNDPLGFDRRNPMTQLKHAENIMRRWLKGNGFANYEIETYLIFSNASFCLHGLEELRHQGRVLLFTQLYQLPQIIGTDAMPQKTRQLQEALVSSYEKWTHQLSGYEREPFENVRGGLRCPKCRNWLESAAEYKKSKCSCVKCDTEFKKLDMIHANLIELYYAKGAPFTKCEAVRWCAHQGISTKTIYRACRQFFKSAGKNKGRVYYL; translated from the coding sequence ATGGACATCTTAGAATATTACAATGCGATTGAAGGTCGTGTATTGTATCAGCCGAAGTGTTTTAAAGCTTACCAGAATAAATTGCAAGGAGATGCGGGCGAAGCGTTGGTCGAACAAGTGATACACCAATGTACGAATGTAACGTATCTGCGTAATCATGAGATGAAGGCACCGAGTCAAGTTGAATATGATTTTATCATTATTTCAAATCGGAAAGTAATTATTTTCGAAGTAAAACATTATAGTGGCAACTATTTTTATAATAATAATGAAATCACGCGTGATTTGAATGATCCTTTAGGTTTCGATCGACGTAATCCGATGACGCAGTTGAAGCATGCAGAGAATATTATGCGTCGGTGGTTGAAAGGGAACGGATTCGCAAATTATGAAATCGAAACGTATTTGATATTTTCGAATGCCTCATTTTGTTTGCATGGGTTAGAGGAGCTTAGACACCAAGGGCGTGTATTATTGTTCACGCAATTGTATCAGTTGCCTCAAATCATCGGGACGGATGCCATGCCACAGAAAACTCGGCAATTGCAGGAAGCCTTGGTTTCTAGTTATGAAAAGTGGACGCATCAATTGTCTGGTTATGAGCGAGAACCTTTTGAAAATGTACGCGGCGGACTGCGTTGTCCTAAATGTCGGAATTGGCTAGAGTCAGCAGCGGAGTATAAAAAAAGCAAGTGCTCATGTGTGAAGTGTGACACTGAATTTAAAAAGTTAGATATGATTCATGCTAATTTAATTGAACTTTATTATGCGAAAGGCGCGCCATTTACTAAATGTGAAGCGGTTCGCTGGTGTGCTCACCAAGGTATTTCTACTAAAACGATCTATAGAGCTTGTCGACAATTTTTTAAATCTGCCGGCAAGAATAAAGGGCGAGTTTATTATTTGTGA
- a CDS encoding MupG family TIM beta-alpha barrel fold protein — translation MQLGFSVYLGEEFDETYIETMLNKGFRYIFTSLQIPEEDQSQYLERLKQLSVLNQGRAEVIADMNRDTFEQLGLSLEDPSSIKDAGIDIIRLDEAVDINQLADYVEDEHPIMLNASTDAFPILRELNDRGISQENIYVAHNYYPCPNTGLDTAFFKHINERLKGAYPELQIMAFVPGTTFRGPIHRGLPTLEAHRYAHPLASAYELEMMLTDVVCIGDIKINDFMVDQFFHYATEDTVWLRTDLNEDSAFLQSYTNRPDVARDVVRAQESRTTFKNQVEPANAVERPRGSVTLDNNLYGRYMNELEITRRDLPADAAVNVLGHVIEDDLDCIQLIQSGTAFKLFNQKGDE, via the coding sequence ATGCAATTAGGTTTTTCAGTGTATTTAGGTGAAGAGTTTGACGAAACGTATATCGAAACAATGTTAAATAAAGGATTCCGCTACATTTTCACATCTTTACAAATACCAGAAGAGGATCAAAGCCAATATTTAGAACGTTTAAAGCAGCTTTCAGTTTTAAATCAAGGGCGTGCAGAAGTTATCGCAGATATGAATCGTGACACATTTGAGCAGCTGGGATTGTCACTCGAAGACCCATCAAGTATCAAAGATGCAGGTATCGATATTATTCGATTGGATGAAGCGGTGGATATCAATCAGCTGGCAGATTACGTAGAAGATGAGCATCCGATCATGTTGAACGCGAGCACAGATGCGTTTCCGATTTTGCGCGAATTAAATGACCGAGGTATCTCTCAAGAGAATATTTACGTAGCGCATAATTATTATCCCTGCCCCAATACAGGATTGGATACCGCATTTTTCAAACATATTAATGAAAGATTGAAGGGCGCTTATCCAGAACTGCAAATTATGGCATTTGTTCCTGGTACAACTTTCCGCGGACCGATTCATCGTGGCTTGCCGACTCTTGAAGCCCATCGTTATGCCCATCCGCTTGCTTCAGCTTATGAATTAGAAATGATGCTTACAGATGTGGTGTGTATTGGTGATATTAAAATTAATGATTTCATGGTTGATCAATTTTTCCATTATGCCACTGAAGATACAGTATGGTTACGCACAGATTTGAACGAGGACAGCGCATTTTTACAAAGCTATACGAACCGACCAGATGTCGCGCGTGATGTCGTGCGGGCTCAAGAATCACGCACTACTTTTAAAAATCAAGTCGAACCAGCAAATGCAGTAGAACGTCCGCGCGGTTCAGTAACATTGGACAATAATTTATACGGCCGCTACATGAATGAATTAGAAATTACACGACGTGACTTGCCCGCGGATGCAGCAGTCAATGTATTAGGACATGTGATAGAAGATGATTTAGATTGTATTCAATTAATTCAATCAGGTACTGCTTTCAAACTTTTTAACCAGAAAGGGGATGAGTAA
- the murQ gene encoding N-acetylmuramic acid 6-phosphate etherase: MDIRKLTTEQRNEKTMHLDELSTEEFVSVMNEEDRRVPQAIEKEKQVIAQVIDKVIEAFKKGGRLFYIGAGTSGRLGVLDAAECVPTFGVSRDEVIGLIAGGSKAMTEAIEGAEDNSQIAEVDLKEHVLTADDVVVGLAASGRTPYVIGGLNYAQSIGATTAAIACVKGSQIGKLADYAIEVEVGPEILTGSTRLKSGTAQKLILNMISTGAMVGIGKVYENLMVDVKPTNNKLRQRALNMIAEIVEVSEAESEQLFRHARGNVKAAIVMGLHNISFSEATQRLEKADGFIRNT; encoded by the coding sequence ATGGATATTAGGAAATTGACGACCGAGCAACGCAATGAGAAGACGATGCATCTGGATGAATTAAGTACAGAGGAATTTGTGTCTGTAATGAATGAAGAAGATCGACGTGTCCCGCAGGCTATTGAAAAAGAAAAGCAAGTGATTGCACAAGTGATTGATAAAGTTATTGAAGCCTTTAAAAAGGGCGGCCGACTCTTCTATATCGGCGCAGGTACCAGCGGTCGATTAGGTGTGTTAGATGCTGCAGAATGTGTGCCGACTTTCGGAGTATCGCGTGATGAAGTCATCGGATTGATCGCTGGCGGTTCAAAAGCGATGACCGAAGCGATTGAAGGGGCGGAAGATAACTCTCAAATTGCTGAAGTAGACCTTAAAGAGCATGTCCTCACAGCTGATGATGTCGTAGTCGGTCTGGCTGCCAGCGGACGCACGCCTTATGTCATCGGAGGTTTAAATTACGCGCAATCCATCGGCGCTACTACCGCTGCAATCGCCTGCGTGAAAGGTTCGCAAATCGGCAAGTTAGCTGATTATGCCATTGAAGTCGAGGTCGGACCTGAAATATTAACCGGCTCCACACGGCTTAAATCAGGCACTGCGCAAAAATTAATTCTCAACATGATTTCTACCGGTGCCATGGTCGGTATCGGAAAAGTTTATGAAAATCTGATGGTCGATGTCAAACCGACCAACAATAAGTTAAGACAACGTGCATTAAATATGATTGCAGAAATTGTAGAAGTATCTGAAGCGGAAAGCGAACAACTTTTCCGTCACGCACGTGGCAATGTGAAAGCTGCTATCGTGATGGGTTTACACAATATTTCATTTTCAGAAGCGACACAAAGATTAGAAAAGGCAGATGGTTTTATTAGAAATACATAA
- a CDS encoding PTS transporter subunit EIIC gives MSKEEKIAREILDNVGGKANLERVIHCMTRVRMDIIDYSKVDIAGLKAIDGVMGVVEDESLQVIVGPGTVNKVANAMSEMIGIPLGERITHHSSDANAADGPQSDKERVEQEAQLFKTQMNQKKKNSKWRKVLRTIANIFVPLIPAFVGAGLIGGISAVLSNLLVAGTIDGSFWKELVMVFDVIKNGIFAYLAIYVGINSAKEFGATPGLGGVIGGTTMLTGITPDKPLHNIFNGDALAAGQGGVIGVIFAVWILAMIEKRLHKIVPNSIDIIVTPTITLLIMGLATIFLIMPVAGVVSEGILAVIKWVLDIGGPFSGFVLGATFLPLVMFGLHQVLTPIHIEMINQDHATFLLPVLAMAGAGQVGAALALWVKCRKNQKITRLLKGALPAGILGIGEPLIYGVTLPLGRPFITACIGGGIGGAVIGGIGHIGAVAIGPSGVSLIPLIYDNMYLGYIAGLLAAYAGGFIATYFFGTTKDMTAPQEIEE, from the coding sequence ATGTCAAAAGAAGAGAAAATTGCCCGGGAAATATTAGACAACGTGGGCGGAAAAGCAAATTTAGAACGTGTCATTCATTGTATGACCAGAGTACGTATGGATATCATCGATTATTCCAAAGTTGATATCGCGGGATTGAAAGCAATAGACGGCGTCATGGGTGTGGTAGAAGATGAGTCCCTGCAAGTTATTGTAGGACCAGGTACCGTCAATAAAGTAGCGAACGCTATGAGTGAAATGATAGGTATACCTTTAGGTGAACGTATTACACATCATTCATCGGATGCGAACGCTGCTGACGGACCTCAATCTGACAAAGAACGTGTGGAACAAGAAGCTCAGTTGTTCAAAACTCAGATGAATCAGAAAAAGAAAAATTCTAAATGGCGTAAAGTACTGCGCACGATTGCCAATATCTTTGTGCCATTAATTCCAGCATTCGTCGGAGCCGGATTAATCGGTGGTATCAGTGCTGTACTATCCAACTTGCTCGTTGCCGGCACGATTGACGGTTCATTTTGGAAAGAACTGGTGATGGTCTTTGATGTTATTAAAAACGGAATATTTGCCTATCTGGCTATTTATGTAGGAATTAATTCTGCTAAAGAATTCGGCGCTACACCAGGGCTCGGAGGCGTAATCGGCGGTACCACGATGTTAACAGGTATCACACCTGATAAACCGCTGCACAACATTTTCAACGGCGACGCTCTCGCAGCAGGACAAGGCGGTGTCATCGGGGTTATTTTTGCAGTGTGGATTCTAGCCATGATTGAAAAACGCCTGCATAAAATAGTACCGAACTCTATCGATATTATCGTTACACCAACTATTACGCTCTTAATCATGGGACTAGCAACCATCTTTCTCATCATGCCCGTCGCAGGTGTCGTATCAGAAGGCATCTTAGCGGTAATTAAATGGGTATTAGACATCGGCGGACCATTCAGCGGGTTCGTCTTAGGTGCGACATTCTTACCACTCGTAATGTTCGGTTTGCATCAAGTCCTCACACCGATTCATATCGAGATGATCAATCAAGACCATGCCACTTTCTTATTGCCAGTATTAGCGATGGCAGGTGCGGGACAAGTCGGCGCAGCACTCGCACTATGGGTGAAATGCCGTAAGAACCAGAAAATCACGCGACTCTTAAAAGGTGCGTTGCCGGCCGGTATTCTAGGCATCGGCGAACCCTTAATTTACGGGGTAACCTTACCGCTCGGCCGTCCATTCATTACCGCATGTATCGGCGGCGGTATCGGAGGCGCTGTCATCGGAGGCATCGGACACATCGGTGCAGTAGCTATCGGTCCAAGTGGTGTGTCACTCATTCCGTTGATATATGACAACATGTACCTGGGCTACATCGCAGGATTGCTCGCAGCCTATGCCGGCGGATTTATAGCGACCTACTTTTTCGGAACGACTAAAGACATGACCGCACCCCAAGAAATAGAAGAGTAA